The following coding sequences lie in one Danio rerio strain Tuebingen ecotype United States chromosome 3, GRCz12tu, whole genome shotgun sequence genomic window:
- the LOC141381313 gene encoding NACHT, LRR and PYD domains-containing protein 3-like, with protein sequence MKRKRAASPGLVSMRSNNSINIIPPALSDGSSSSDSGKILKESPVDPPRAASPVFSCVSMKSNNSINIIPPALSDGSLSSNSVVERPERTRCVSSRSSSCQKHIRHYKTKADRQIDSHQPMHDDLQRVKEQHKSSMKIKYESLFEGVKLQQNQTLLNSIYTQLYIIEGESEGVNEEHEVLQMEKRYKTLQDTPINCNDIFNPSAEAGDEEKSREEKEQIKTVLTKGIAGIGKTVSVQKFILDWAEGKANQDVDFIFVLPFRELNLIKDHQYSLHTLLLDFHPELQHLDSQIYEECKVVFIFDGLDESRITLMFSDCQKVSDVTEASSVSVLMSNLMKGDLLPSALIWITTRPAAANQIPSKHISLVTEIQGFDDPQKEEYFRKRIRDEDQASRIISHIRRARSLHIMCHIPVFCWISATVLQTILKEDLRAEIPQTLTEMYIHFLLIQTHMRKQKYEERHPEKLLQSNRDVIVKLAELAFNQLMKGNVMFYEEDLIESGIDVADASVYSGICTEIFREESVISQRKVYSFVHLSFQECFAALYVFYCYLHNNTEVMKMFLTGKHRTQSEKVSLDVFLKGAMNKALSSKTGHLDLFLRFLHGVSLESNQRLLQDLLKHTENDPEIIKKIIHNLKRGQKNNISPERWMNLSHCLIEMKDNSLVEEVQTLLKSKSKSKSLSLAHCSTLANMLLMSEEVLDEFDLKKYNIKSKDGRRRLLPAVRNCRKALLSGCNLTDQHCEVVSSALQSSNSPLRELDLSNNELQVSGVKLICAGLKRLSCQLNTLRLSGCNLTDQCCEVVSSVLQSSNSSLRELDLSHNELQDSGVNLICAGLKSPNCQLNTLRLSYCLVTEEGCAALASALSSNPSHLRELDLSYNHPGEAGLKLLSDKLQHLHKLNVDHGGELRVKSGPQKYACELTLDPNTADTHLVLSEENRKVMSVEERQPYPDHPDRFDVRQVVSKESLTGRCYWETQWRGDVAAIAVCYKGNKRKGGGADCVFGYNDQSWSLQCSDRSLSARHNNKDTDMAAPPDSSRTVGVFVDESSGSLSFYSVSDTHKLTRLHTFNTTFTDTLHAGFYVNSGSSVSLCHIK encoded by the exons TGTTGAGAGACCTGAACGGACCAGATGTGTGTCCAGCAGATCCTCCTCTTGTCAAAAACACATCAGACATTATAAAACAAAAGCAGACCGGCAGATTGATTCTCATCAACCAATGCATGATGATCTTCAGAGAGTGAAAGAGCAGCACAAATCCAGCATGAAGATCAAGTACGAGAGCTTATTTGAGGGAGTGAAACTCCAGCAGAATCAAACCCTCCTGAACAGCATTTACACACAGCTGTACATCATAGagggagagagtgaaggagtgaatgaagaacatgaggtgCTGCAGATGGAGAAGAGATACAAGACTCTCCAAGACACTCCAATCaactgcaatgacatctttaacccttcagctgaagcaggagatgaGGAGAAGAGCAGAGAGGAGAAAGAGCAGAtcaagactgttctcactaaaggcatcgctggaattggaaaaaccgtctctgtgcagaagttcattctggactgggccgagggaaaagccaatcaggatgtagatttcatctttgtgcttccatttcgagagctgaacttgattaaagatcatcagtacagtcttcacacacttctgctggactttcatcctgaacttcAGCATCTGGACTCACAGATTTATGAGGAGTGTAAAGtcgtgttcatctttgatggtctggatgaaagcagaatcacactgaTGTTTTCAGACTGTCAGAAAGTTTCTGATGTGACTGAAGCTTCATCAGTGAGTGTGTTGATGTCAAACCTCAtgaaaggagatctgcttccctccgctctcatctggatcaccaccagaccagcagcagccaatcagatcccCTCAAAACACATCAGCCTCGTGACGGAGATTCAGGGCTTCGATGaccctcagaaggaggaatatttcaggaagagaatcagaGATGAAGatcaagccagcagaatcatctcccacatcagaagagcaagaagcctccacatcatgtgccacatacccgtcttctgctggatctcagcCACTGTGCTTCAAACCATCCTGAAAGAAGATCTGcgtgcagaaatccctcaaactctgactgagatgtacatccacttcctcCTCATTCAGACACACATGAGGAAGCAAAAGTATGAAGAGAGACatccagagaaactcctgcagtccaacagagACGTGATTGTGAAACTTGCTGAACTGGCTTTCAAtcagctgatgaagggcaatgtgatgttctatgaggaggacctgattgagagcgggATAGACGTCGCTGACGCCtcagtgtattctgggatctgcactgagatcttcaGAGAGGAATCTGTGATTTCTCAGAGGAAGGTTTACAGCTTTGTTCATCTGAGCTTTCAGGAGTGTTTTGCAGCACTGTATGTGTTTTACTGCTATTTACACAACAACACTGAGGTGATGAAGATGTTCCTGACAGGGAAACACAGAACTCAGAGTGAGAAAGTTTCTCTGGATGTGTTTCTCAAAGGAGCGATGAATAAAGCCTTGAGCAGTAAAACTGGACACctggatctgttcctgcggttTCTTCATggcgtctcactggagtccaatcagagactcttaCAGGATctgctgaaacacacagagaacgaCCCAGAGATCATCAAGAAAATAATCCACAACCTCAAACGAGGACAAAAGAACAACATCAGTCCTGAAAGATGGATGAATCTCTCACACTGCTTGATTGAGATGAAGGATAATTCTCTTGTTGAAGAAGTGcaaacattattaaaatctaaatcaaaGAGTAAAAGTCTTTCTCTTGCTCACTGTTCAACTCTGGCAAACATGCTCCTGATGTCAGAGGAGGTGCTGGATGAGTTTGACCTTAAAAAGTACAACATCAAATCTAAAGATGGCAGAAGGAGGCTGTTACCTGCTGTGAGGAACTGCAGAAAAGCTCT attgtcaGGCTGTAATCTCACTGACCAGCACTGTGAAGTtgtgtcttcagctctacaatcatCAAACTCCCCCCTTAGAGAGCTGGACCTTAGTAACAATGAGCTGCAGGTTTCAGGAGTGAAGCTGATCTGTGCTGGACTAAAGAGGTTAAGCTGTCAACTCAACACACTGAG ACTGTCAGGCTGTAATCTCACTGATCAGTGCTGTGAAGTTGTGTCTTCAGTTCTACAATCATCAAACTCCTCtttgagagagctggacctgagtcaCAATGagctgcaggattcaggagtgaatcTGATCTGTGCTGGACTGAAGAGCCCAAACTGTCAACTCAACACACTGAG ATTATCTTACTGTTTGGTGACAGAGGAAGGTTGTGCAGCTCTGGCTTCCGCTCTGAGCTCAAACCcgtcacacctgagagagctagatctgagctacaatcacccAGGAGAAGCAGGACTCAAACTGCTCTCTGACAAACTCCAACACCTCCACAAACTCAA tgTGGATCATGGAGGAGAGCTCAGGGTTAAATCAGGACCACAGAAAt acgCCTGTGAACTcacactggatccaaacacagcagacacacacctcgttctgtctgaggagaacagaaagGTGATGAGTGTGGAGGAGAGACAGCcttatcctgatcatccagacagatttgatgttCGTCAGGTTGTGAGTAAAGAGAGTCTgactggacgctgttactgggagactCAATGGAGAGGAGATGTAGCTGCAATTGCAGTGTGTTATAAAGGAAACAAGAGGAAAGGAGGGGGTGCTGattgtgtgtttggatataatgaTCAGTCCTGGAGTCTTCAGTGCTCTGATCGTTCACTCTCTGCTCGTCACAATAATAAAGACACAGACATGGCAGCTCCTCCAGACTCCAGCAGGACAGTAGGAGTGTTTGTGGACGAGTCGAGCGGCTCTCTGTCCTTCTACAGCgtctctgacacacacaaactcacacgcTTACACACATTCAACACCACATTCACCGACACACTCCACGCTGGATTTTATGTTAATTCAGGCTCTTCAGTGTCTCTGTGTCACattaaataa